A region of Gloeocapsa sp. PCC 73106 DNA encodes the following proteins:
- a CDS encoding NYN domain-containing protein — translation MSVSSAQALLLVDGYNIIGAWEKLQKIRDRDGLEFARRDLISLVIDYTAYQGFKTEIVFDSHFQKTPNQKEEYSPTVSVHYTAFAQTADTYIERVCAAFSRSHQSVARRLIVATSDRAQRLTAIGYGAECFSAEKFQKEIESSASQIRRKNSRQSQTRGRFLVNHLDPKTQAALFEWRQGKPSQ, via the coding sequence GCCTTACTCCTGGTTGATGGTTATAATATCATTGGTGCTTGGGAGAAGTTGCAAAAGATTCGCGATCGCGATGGACTGGAGTTTGCCCGCCGTGATCTAATTTCCTTAGTTATTGACTACACCGCTTACCAAGGTTTCAAAACAGAAATCGTTTTTGACTCTCACTTTCAAAAAACTCCTAATCAGAAAGAAGAATATAGTCCTACCGTCTCAGTCCACTACACCGCCTTTGCTCAGACGGCGGATACCTACATAGAAAGAGTTTGCGCCGCTTTCAGTCGTTCCCATCAGTCCGTTGCTCGTCGCTTGATCGTAGCCACATCCGATCGCGCCCAGAGACTCACCGCTATAGGTTATGGGGCTGAATGCTTTTCTGCTGAAAAATTCCAAAAAGAAATAGAATCGAGCGCCTCCCAAATTAGACGAAAGAACAGTCGTCAATCGCAAACCCGGGGGCGCTTTTTAGTTAACCATCTCGATCCAAAAACTCAAGCCGCCCTCTTTGAGTGGAGACAGGGAAAACCATCTCAATGA